ATGGCAGAGAGTTTTGCCGATGTGTATCAAAAATTGCAGTGGGAAGCGGTTTATGTTAGCCCGATGAAGCGCACAATTGCAACTGCTAAACCATTTTGTGATGCGATTGGGATGGATATGCAGTTGCGTGACGGACTCAGAGAAGGTAGTTATGGTGAATGGGAAGCCAAGAGTAAATCCTTTGCCCAAGAGAATTACGCCGAAAACTATGTAAAATGGTTAACAGAACCCGCTTGGAATGCTCCTCAAGGTGGGGAAACTGCGGTAGACATTGCTAACCGTTCCATGCCTGTAATTGCAGAAATACAAGAAAAACATCCCCAGGGTAATGTTTTAGTGGTTTCCCATAAAGCTACAATTCGGATTCTACTTTGCAGCTTATTAGGTATTGATTTAGGACGCTATCGCTATCGAGTCAATATTTTGGTCGCGTCTGTAAGTATGGTGAAATTTGACGTGAATGGTCCTTTGTTAGAAATACTGGGCGATCGCCATCATATACCTGATCATATTCGCTCTCGCCCAGGAACATAATAGTCTTTTACAAAACCATATTTGCGTAAGGCTGGGTGACGGTCATGGGAATTCGATATATTTACGATCCAATGACTTGCTGTGTTGCCTCCACATTGACTATTGTCACCTTTGCCCTTGCTGAACCAGTATTATCTCCCATAAAAATTAATCTGGGAGTAGCATAGGGGTTGGGATATCCAGGAGGAGGAGTAAAATCATATTGTCTCAGTTTGCCTGTTAAAATCGGCTTGTCATTGACAAACAACTGGTAATTTTTATCCTTCACGTATAATTTATAGGTCTTCACCTGACTTTTTGTATCTACAGAAACCCTCTCTCCACGGGTAAAACCTACATTTTGTGCCCAAATACTGTCTTCCCAAAAGCCTAATTCTATACCAAAGGGTCTAGTTTCCCCAGTTAGCAGATTACTCATCAAAATCACATTAAAACCAGCGCGATCGCCAGAACTATGAGCTTCAGAATTAACCTGCAATCGAAATGTCACAGTATAACCAATGCTGCGATTCAAACTGACATTGGTAGGTTGCAGAAAATAACCAGCGTAATTACTACTGTCGCCACTGTCTAAAATAGTACCTTTTGTGGTAGCGGTGGGTACTACGAGAATGGAAGTTGCCTTATACATCCATCCTTGAGCAGATGGAGTTTGGCTAGGAGTGGATAAGCCATTGTACAATGTCAGAGCAACAGCCGGATTGACTGTAGCTAAGAGGGTAAACACAGTGGCGATCGCCTGCCAACCTGCCGTCAAAGATATTTTCATATTGGTAAAAAAATAACGAAAAGATTTTCACATTTGTCAATAATGCAATCCCTGAAAGGCTAAAATACAGCTAGATGCTAGCTATGTTTGCAAGGTAACACGAAATATTATGTAAAAATCACTAGATAATATATTTTTATAGTCATTTTTTAGACAAATTATCATAATGAAAATTAGAAGTATTACTACAGGAACATCTCTACAAACATTCAAGGAAACAGATAAGATTCAAAGAGCAGAATTATTTAATCAACAAGCCAAGCAAATCTTTCAAAATCATCAATACGAAGTACAGACAACCAGAATTAGTACCAATCCGTGGGAAGAGTATCTGCAAAATATTTCACCTTCAGAAATTATTCATCAGATGCAACTCTTAGATAAGTTCTGTCAAAATCAGAATATTTCCTTTTTTAGTATTGGCTATGCAAATCATCCAGAAAATATTACTCTTATCCCAGAAATTATTAAAAATACAACTAATATCTTTACTTCCAGCAAGATTGGTGATATAGAAACGGGAATTAATTTTAATAATATCGAGGCGTCAGCTAAAACCATTCAGGAAATCTCTAAGATTACACCTAATGGCTTCGGTAATTTTCGTTTTTGTGCTTGGGCAAATTGTCAAGCAGGTATCCCCTTTTTCCCTGCATCTTATCATCAAGGAGAGACATCATTTAGTCTAGCTCTGGAATATACTGATTTAGTAATGGCAGTTTTCTCCCAGTCTGGAAATCTGCTGGAAGCAGAAATAAATTTACAAAAAGTCTTAAATACTGAATTTGAGAAAATAGCTGAAATCGCTGAAAAAATAGCTCAACAATTCTCAATTTATTACCTAGGTATTGATACATCCCTTGCGCCACCACTCAATCAAAAAACTAGTATTGCCTACGCCTATGAAAGTTTATTAAAAAATAAGTTTGGTGATGCTGGAACTCTCGCAGTGTCAGGAATGTTAACACGAATTCTCAAAACTGCTCAAATTCAAATTTGTGGCTACTCCGGTTTAATGTTACCTGTCTGTGAAGATATTGGATTAACAAAAAGAGCCGATGAAAAAATTTACAATATAAGTAATTTACTATCCTACTCTGCGGTATGTGGTTGTGGACTAGATACAGTACCCTTGCCAGGAAATATTACTCAAGAATCTCTATCTTATCTATTACTTGATATTGCCACATTAGCAATTAAATTGAACAAACCTCTCTCCGCTAGATTATTTCCCATGCCCGGAAAAATTGCTGGAGAGATGACAGATTTTCGCTCTCCCTATTTAGTTGATTGTCAAATATTTGCGGTGCAGTAAATATTTCTACAAAATGCGCGTATCGATAGTAGAAAACATTTATATCATCTTTTAGAGTATTAATATATAACTATATTATGCTAATTATTGTCGGATGATACGCCTTTATCTGGTTGGTAATCAGGATGTAAATTCATGAAATTACGTATTAATAGAAGACCTAGTTCCTCATCAGTATATTGAAGCGACCTTGCCAACTCATCAAATCTATTACGTTCTTCAACACTACTAAAACTAATAAATAATGTTTTCGGATAAGTGTCAGAAGATGCAACTCTCCATATTTGAGTTAATTTGTAAGTATTGCTATCAGTTTTTATTAGTTGAGCAATAAATTCTGCTTTCAAATAATGAAAACTACGATGCTCTTGTTGAGGATCGATAAAACCATGATATTTATCTAACAATCGGCGAGCAACTTCTTCACTAGATATAATTTCAGCGTTGTTGACTCTATTTTCTAAAACTTTTTCCCAAGCACGCTCGAATACTTCAATCAACTCAAGATTTGACATTTTCTGACGGGTTTCATATTCAACATCAAATAGCTTATTCGCTCCAATTTTTGCTATGCGAGCTTTATCAGAATCATCAATAGTAATCATGATTTGGATATGTAATAAATATCATAACTTACATAAGAGATAATACAATAATATTGGCTTGTAGTGTTATCTCAATATTTATCAACACTATCGCTTCTATGATTCCTGTTAAGGATACAAGCGATTAACGCAGCGTATTCATACAAAACAAATTTTTCATGAGTTCCACTCAAACCACAATTTACGACTAAGCTATTAACGAAGTTTGTACGAATTTTCGATGGCTATTTCCACTTGCTGCTCAACCTCAATCCACAAGAAAGTCCCACTACAACATCCTAAGAAAAAACTTCAACAGGAAAAATCATCAAGTGAAGGAACCGCGATCGCCTGTCTATGCAAGTCTTTTAGCATAGAAAAATCCTTTATACCATTAATTTGTTCGACAATTGTGCTTGGTATTTCCCCAAATCGCACCTCCAGAACCTCGATTATGCTTTCTCTGGCGGTTTCTAACCTTCCTTCCTCTCTTCCTTCCTCTCTTCCTTCCTCTCTTCCTTCCTGTTTCGCCAAACGTTCGATACTGGTTACATAACGCATTCTACCTGCCTCCTCTTCGTTTCTTAATTCTGTTTTAAAGTTGTTGGCTAGTTCTTCTGGTAATGTCATTATCCAGTCGATAAATCGAAATAAACCAATAATTTCTTCGCGGTTATACCCTTTTTCAAATAGCATTCTCACCAGTCTCAATTTCAACTGTAGCCTACTTTCGGGGTTTTGATTGGTGCCTTTAGTGTGTAAATGTGCCATGACAACGATGCCAAAGGGGTTGCTTGTTTGTTCTAATGTTTGCCATTGGTTTTCGTAGTCTAATAGTTTGGCAATCGGAAATTCTAAACTCAGGGTACAGCCTCCCAGTGAATATTCGTACTTATTTGGTCGCCAATTTGGCTGTTCATCTGCGAGTACCGCGAGGCTGATGACTTGTTTTTTGTGGCGATCGAATAGGCGATAATTATAGATGTATATGCGAGTGGGAAAGTTTTTTTGGTATTGGCTTTGTACTTCGATGTGGACGAGTACCCAAGCTTCTTCTCCGGTTAATAAGTAAACTTTGGCGACTTTATCGACTAAGCGTTTGCCAATTTCCGCATCAGGTTCAAGTTGTTGGAGTTCGGTATCAAGAAATTCATAGGGTTTCGTCCAGTCGATAATTATGTGGGTGGTGGGGAAAAAGAATTCTAAAAAATGAGGGAAGAAATTTTCGATAACTTCTTTCCAAGGGTTGTCATATTCGGTTCTCGTGTCGGTCATTTGATTGGGGATTCGGAAATATTTTTATTACCATATCATTGGGCGATCGCAGCTAGAATTTGGGAATTATTTCGATGACAACATTCCGGCGATCGCTGTTGTTTTCCCTTTTTGGACTCCCCTTAATTTTAAAGCTTGTAGTTAGGGCTTTAGCCCTTGATTTAAGCAATAAATCGCTGACTACGAACCCTTCAGAACTGATGCGATGAACTACTAGCCATAATTTTACCCATCGCGGGTAATTCTCCTAAAGGACTTTCTAGGCAATACTAGGAAGAGTTTGCCATGTTAGCCAAGAAGACCATGGAAAGATTGGAGGAACAACTTAGTCACTTAGTCAAGGAAGCTTGCGGATTTCCCCCCGGAAGTCCCCAACGTCAGAAACGCTTAACTCAAGTGATTCGTTTAACCACAAATAAACTCTGGCGAGAGACTACCGCATATTACCAGGATGCTTTACAACAAACTTGGCTGTATTTCTGTCAAAATGTTTGTGGTGCTTATGACCCGACTCGTGGATCGGTAGTGACGTGGTTGAATACCTATCTCCGTTGGCGATTGCGGGATTTTCAAATCAAATCACCTGTGATGTCTGGGAATATCTCCAGTGGTGATGGGGAGGAAATAGATATTATTAGCAATCAACCAGCTCCACCAGATATACCACCAATTTTAGAGGAGATTAGAACCTGGGCAGAACAGGATTCTGATGGGGAATTGCGTAGTACCTATGTTCAAGGTCGTCCGGATGTGAATTGTCAGATGTTAATTTTACGACGTTTGCCACCGGAAGCTGCCTGGAAGGATTTGGCAGAAGAATTTGGCTTGAAAGTACCAACTTTGAGCAGTTTTTACCAACGAAAATGTATGCCATTTCTACGTAAATTTGCAGACAAGGAAGGATATTTATAGTATCTGTTAAGAATAGTAATCTGTGGAGCAGGTCAGATGCCTGTACCACAATCAAAATCTTGAAATCACAGAATAAAAATCACGAAAGATGTTTGTGGGTAGATTCTCGTAAGGTAAACTGATAATCTATATAAATGCTTTTTGCGTTGGAATTTTTAAAAGGACTGCTAAAACCTCCGTGACCTTGAGCCTGCCTGTTGCCACTTCTTCATGCCAACCTTGGCGAGGACTGATAGAAACCTATCGTCCTTACTTACCCGTGACGGAAAATACACCCGTTGTCACCCTGATGGAAGGGAATACACCTTTGATTCCCGTACCCGCGATCGCCCAACGTATCGGTAGGGGTGTGCGTGTGTTTGTCAAATATGACGGTCTCAACCCTACTGGTAGCTTTAAAGACCGGGGTATGACCATGGCGATTTCTAAGGCGAAGGAAGCCGGAGCAGAGGCTGTGATTTGTGCCAGTACGGGTAATACTTCTGCTGCTGCTGCTGCCTATGCCAGACGGGGAGGAATGCGCGCCTTTGTGTTAATTCCTGATGGTTATGTTGCCCTGGGTAAGTTGGCACAAGCCCTACTGTATGGGGCAGAGGTTTTAGCAATCAAAGGGAATTTTGACCGAGCCCTAGAAATTGTCCGAGAAATGGCAGAGAGTTATCCCGTTACCTTGGTGAACTCTGTAAACCCCTATCGTTTGGAAGGGCAAAAAACTGGAGCATTTGAGGTTGTGGATGTTCTGGGTAATGCTCCTGACTGGTTATGTATTCCCGTCGGTAATGCTGGAAATATCAGCGCATATTGGATGGGTTTTTGTCAATACCAGCAAATTGGGAAGTGCGATCGCCTACCCCGGATGATGGGTTTTCAAGCCGCAGGTGCTGCACCCTTGGTGAATGGACAGCCTGTACATCATCCAGAAACCATCGCTACAGCTATTAGAATTGGCAATCCTGCCAGTTGGGATAAGGCAATGGGGGTAAAAACAGCCAGTGGTGGTAATTTCCACGCTGTCACCGATGCCGAAATTCTCGATGCTTACCGTCTTTTAGCCAGTGAAGAAGGTATTTTCTGTGAACCAGCTAGCGCTGCATCTGTTGCGGGAATGCTGAAGGTGAAAGAGGAAATCCCCACGGAAGCAACAGTAGTCTGTGTCTTGACTGGTAATGGTTTAAAAGACCCCGACACTGCAATTAAACACAGCAATAGCCAATTTAAACAGGGAATTGAGGCGGATATACAAGCAGTTGCTGGGGCAATGGGATTTTAGCAGTGAGAACCTCAAATCCCCAATTACCTTGAGGATTGACAATGACACAAATCCTTTTACCCACTTCTTCTAATACCCATCTATTGGGTAATTTTCTAGGTAAATACTTGGCTCCTGGTAGTGTGCTTTTACTCCAGGGAGATTTAGGTGCAGGCAAAACTACCTTAGTGCAAGGTTTAGCCGCAGGTCTAGGTATTACTGATTCCGTAGTTAGTCCCACTTTTACCCTGATTAATGAGTATACAGAAGGGCGGATTCCTTTGTATCATTTAGACCTATATCGCCTAGAACCTCCAGAAGTTGCCGCTCTCAATCTAGAAAGTTATTGGGAGGGTGTGGAAGTGGATTTGGGGATTGTGGCAATTGAGTGGTCAGAAAGATTGCCCTACCTACCAGATAGTTATTTGCAAATCGATTTATGTCATCAGAATGGGGAAAATGGAGCGCACACATCCAGTCAAAGGTTAGCCGAGATTACACCCCATAATTTTCTTATCTGTGAACATATATGCGAGTTTCTTAAATCTTTATCTATTTAGAATTAGGATGCTTAGAGTTGATTTATAAAGTAAACCTTAAGACCTAAATAATATATTGATTTAATTCTCTCTGCAAAAGTAATATTTATGTCATAATTTTGTTTAATTGCTATCTAATACAATTCATACAAATTTGTGATGATGAGTGATTTTATCTGCCGCTTCCGCGCTCACAAGTCAAGTCTTTGTTAAACATTGGCTATCTCAACTCAATAAAATACTGTGTGTTTTTTCAGAAAAAATACGTTTTGTCAATTGGTTAATGCAAGCTTTAATAGGCTTTTCAGCTTTTTTTTGAGATTGTTAACTTGCATTTTATGCCAGTGTGAAGGAGTGTAAATTTCTATCAATTAACACTAAGTTAATCGGCAAAACATGAATATATTAAATTTGTCATAATTAAAATGATGCAAGGTGATTAATAATTTGCAATCGGAAAATTTACGGAATTGATTCCGTTGCTTCCCACTGTATTACTTCTCTACGATTGTTTAATGTGTGAATCCGGAGAGTTAAACACCGAAATTTTGCCGAGAATATACTCTGCACAGATAGTTTTACTATGTAATTGATTAAGTTCTGATGAAGGTTGGTTTTAAAAATCCGTAAGAACCATTAATTGAGAATTTCGTGTTTATTTGATTGCAAGTCTGAGTCTGTGAGGATGTTTGAAAATTCTTCTATGTCATAGATGCTTCTGCGGTTTCCTACAGGGTTTACAAATATGCTTTGATTATTCATGAATATCTCGTGAACCTACCGTTTTGTGAGAAATGCGGGAGTTTGAATGTTGCCTCCTATTCCCACTCTTGAAACTCATTTTGGGTATTACGTAAAAGAGAGTTGATTTGAGAGCGACGATTTTCAAAGTTAGCAGCGATGGAAATCAGAATGATACCGAGGATTAAACCGATAATCCATTTGAAGAAGGGGTAACGGAGACTGAAAATCACCATTTGATGGATACTGGTAATGAGGAAGGTTGCTGTTCCTAGGAAGAGGTAGGCGCGGATTCGTAGAGCTAAACCAGCAAAAATGAAAATTAAACTCAGAATACCGGGGATTAAGGGGGTATCGAGGTGAAAAATCAAGGAGCAGCCACAAATTAAACCACTACCTAGCGATCGCAGATAATGACGGTGAATTTTCTTTTCTGGTTGTTGCAGGGTGGGGTCTATTTGGGCGATATATAGGATGGATAAACCGATTAAGCTGACATACCACAGGTTATCTGTGAGGTTTAAATTGTTAAACCAACGCCACAATGCCCAATCAAGTAGGGTAATGCTGACATAGGAAAGACGGATATTGGTATTTGTGTAGGCAAGAAACAGGTAGAATCCGGCAGTGAGCAGGAGAGCGATGGAGTTTACTTGCTGCCATGTCAGAATCAGGGTGAGTACGGGCAAAATATAGGCAATATGTTGCCAAGGTTTTTTTAGCCAACCCCAATTTTCCCAAGGAAGAATATAGAGTAAGTAGGCAGGAATACAAGATAGAGCCGCATTCCAAGGTTGTAATTGCCTGTAGATAAAATTACCGAGGGCAGTTTCCTGGGCATAAATACTGATAATGATGGTTTCGATAAAACCTAGGTATACCCAGAGAGCGGTGGCAGGAATGGTGGAAAAGGCAATTTCTGTATGGTTTGTATAATTATTGGCTCGCCCTTGGAAAATGGCGTAACGAGCCAGGAGTAAACCTGTGGCAATAGCTAGATAACGATTGATGGCGATGGGTGCAGCGATCGCGGCAATGAGTAGGCAGCTACTCCATACCCAGTGAAAGTAGGCGATCGCCCGGATTTCGAGAATCGTTAAGCGCAGATATTGACTTAGCCAAGGGGCAAAAATCTGATAAATGTAGAGAATTCCTACACCTAGAGCAGCCATGGCAATTAACCCATCTCCCCAAGCACCACCCTGGGATTGAGCCATTTGGTAGAACAAAAGTTCATAAAGAGATAGGGAAATACCGATGATACCTAGGTATAATAGGGGCTTGAGTTCTTGTCTGCGTCTGCCCACTCCCACAAGAATGCAGGCGACACCGAGGGAGCAAAAACCAGTCCAACTCTGGAAAGTATCGAGGCGGAGTATCACACTCAAGCTGGCGTAGAGAATTGGTAGGATGTGGAAACTACTCGGAACCCTGTCTAAATTATGTTTTCTTTGCCACCACTCTCCGAGAATTTGGGTAATTAATCCTAGGGCAATGTTGGCGATCGCCACTCGCATCAGGGTACGTTCCCCAAAACCTAGCATCTGAGCGGAGATTAATTCTAAACTCCAACCAATCGCGTAGAATCCGTAGTTATTGGTTTCTCCCCAACTGCGATAGATAATTCCTCCCAGGATAATGAAGGTGGTGGTGAGGTATAAAATATCTGGGGCAGCAAGCTTTTGGTACAGTAGAACGGAGTGGAATGTGAGGGCAAGTAATTCCCCGAGGGTGAGAGCGATCGCCCATTGATCACAGGCAAAGGCATAGATATTGCTCAATTCTCCTTCCCTGCGTCGTAACTGTTTGTGGGTAAACCACAGTATGAGGGTGGCGATCGCCCCGAATACACACCAAGTTGCGATGGTTAATCCAGGTATTTGCCAAAGAATTGACGCCACACTCGCCAGGAGAAAAGCAACAGTAATTACCGCAGATATTGTGTAAGTTAAATACCTCGTATTGACAAACATCACCACCGTTGCCACCAGCAGACTAATTAATCTACCAGGAAATAAGGGTAAGGTTAATAACTGTATTGCGCCCAAACTGATAATACTGAAAGCTGTTGCCAGGTTGCGCTGGGGGATAGTAGCTCGACTTGCAACAGCAGTTAAGGTAATTGGTGTAGCTAACCAAATTAGGCTCCAAGCACCATAGTTAACTTTATTACCCAGCCAGAGATTTTCGGCATTAGTTGATAATACCAAGAAACTTAATCCTGCCAAGGATAAACCGATGTACCAAGCACTACGTCGCCATACCCCCTCACCTAAGGATGCCAACAGTTCTACAACCATGAAAAGGACGAAAATACTTGCCCAGAGATGATTTTCCAGGTTTGGGAAACGCCAATCGATGAGAGAAAATATGGTGAGGATGGCAGTTGTGTGTATTAAATATATCAGCCTGTTGCCAGAGCGCCGCCGATAGATAGTAAAGAGGGTGAGGGTAGAGAGGAGAAGATTCAGCGATCGCACACAGGGGTTAAGTAGAGAAATTGCAGTTAAACAAACTCCAAAAGCCAAATTGACTTGCTGACTAAATTTCCCTAATTGCCTTTTTTCATGGAGATAGAGCTTTTCTGTAAACAGGGCGATCGCTATCACATAGGGAAACAAAGCAATACTGAGTAATGCTATTGATGGAGATTGGGTGAGTCGAGTGGCAGTAGTGAGAATTGAGACTTGCCATGGTGGGGGTAC
The Calothrix sp. 336/3 DNA segment above includes these coding regions:
- a CDS encoding histidine phosphatase family protein, which gives rise to MTLNLYLLRHGETTFSQSGNFCGKTDAELTSEGVQMAESFADVYQKLQWEAVYVSPMKRTIATAKPFCDAIGMDMQLRDGLREGSYGEWEAKSKSFAQENYAENYVKWLTEPAWNAPQGGETAVDIANRSMPVIAEIQEKHPQGNVLVVSHKATIRILLCSLLGIDLGRYRYRVNILVASVSMVKFDVNGPLLEILGDRHHIPDHIRSRPGT
- a CDS encoding DUF2157 domain-containing protein, coding for MSSSQKDSFNLNIRLPSTHPELLRGLDIWLRMGLISNAQVRQICREYLTCRVNLEAQAVGESVAKASEEAEESAEILAPVIPKKPKQPSRLAGIFQSLISELSVRWLLFLGMFLVVVSSGVLAASQWERFPASGQYGVLLAYTLSFFGLSFWAGRQENLRLTAQALLLVSLLLVPVNFWAIDSFGLWFNLGDGIIAAIALIILTAITVILFQNRLFSTSLPQEKLRLVNILGLSYLHWGWKVAGFPLVALYIAMIGTCLLTIYQTLYGNQENIRNRFGINLPLAVIIYSLLLLLTRGIFVARLDITQLGLAIGICGWLVTWLVQQKQQTTETPSPLSFAFPWELLGATLLFIGWLVSVISQPWQAFAVSGLGLYYLYQRLELHSRRRDFLGFFIVGLQMMFLAWRLVPPPWQVSILTTATRLTQSPSIALLSIALFPYVIAIALFTEKLYLHEKRQLGKFSQQVNLAFGVCLTAISLLNPCVRSLNLLLSTLTLFTIYRRRSGNRLIYLIHTTAILTIFSLIDWRFPNLENHLWASIFVLFMVVELLASLGEGVWRRSAWYIGLSLAGLSFLVLSTNAENLWLGNKVNYGAWSLIWLATPITLTAVASRATIPQRNLATAFSIISLGAIQLLTLPLFPGRLISLLVATVVMFVNTRYLTYTISAVITVAFLLASVASILWQIPGLTIATWCVFGAIATLILWFTHKQLRRREGELSNIYAFACDQWAIALTLGELLALTFHSVLLYQKLAAPDILYLTTTFIILGGIIYRSWGETNNYGFYAIGWSLELISAQMLGFGERTLMRVAIANIALGLITQILGEWWQRKHNLDRVPSSFHILPILYASLSVILRLDTFQSWTGFCSLGVACILVGVGRRRQELKPLLYLGIIGISLSLYELLFYQMAQSQGGAWGDGLIAMAALGVGILYIYQIFAPWLSQYLRLTILEIRAIAYFHWVWSSCLLIAAIAAPIAINRYLAIATGLLLARYAIFQGRANNYTNHTEIAFSTIPATALWVYLGFIETIIISIYAQETALGNFIYRQLQPWNAALSCIPAYLLYILPWENWGWLKKPWQHIAYILPVLTLILTWQQVNSIALLLTAGFYLFLAYTNTNIRLSYVSITLLDWALWRWFNNLNLTDNLWYVSLIGLSILYIAQIDPTLQQPEKKIHRHYLRSLGSGLICGCSLIFHLDTPLIPGILSLIFIFAGLALRIRAYLFLGTATFLITSIHQMVIFSLRYPFFKWIIGLILGIILISIAANFENRRSQINSLLRNTQNEFQEWE
- a CDS encoding DUF711 family protein, whose protein sequence is MKIRSITTGTSLQTFKETDKIQRAELFNQQAKQIFQNHQYEVQTTRISTNPWEEYLQNISPSEIIHQMQLLDKFCQNQNISFFSIGYANHPENITLIPEIIKNTTNIFTSSKIGDIETGINFNNIEASAKTIQEISKITPNGFGNFRFCAWANCQAGIPFFPASYHQGETSFSLALEYTDLVMAVFSQSGNLLEAEINLQKVLNTEFEKIAEIAEKIAQQFSIYYLGIDTSLAPPLNQKTSIAYAYESLLKNKFGDAGTLAVSGMLTRILKTAQIQICGYSGLMLPVCEDIGLTKRADEKIYNISNLLSYSAVCGCGLDTVPLPGNITQESLSYLLLDIATLAIKLNKPLSARLFPMPGKIAGEMTDFRSPYLVDCQIFAVQ
- a CDS encoding transposase codes for the protein MTDTRTEYDNPWKEVIENFFPHFLEFFFPTTHIIIDWTKPYEFLDTELQQLEPDAEIGKRLVDKVAKVYLLTGEEAWVLVHIEVQSQYQKNFPTRIYIYNYRLFDRHKKQVISLAVLADEQPNWRPNKYEYSLGGCTLSLEFPIAKLLDYENQWQTLEQTSNPFGIVVMAHLHTKGTNQNPESRLQLKLRLVRMLFEKGYNREEIIGLFRFIDWIMTLPEELANNFKTELRNEEEAGRMRYVTSIERLAKQEGREEGREEGREEGRLETARESIIEVLEVRFGEIPSTIVEQINGIKDFSMLKDLHRQAIAVPSLDDFSC
- the tsaE gene encoding tRNA (adenosine(37)-N6)-threonylcarbamoyltransferase complex ATPase subunit type 1 TsaE, which encodes MTQILLPTSSNTHLLGNFLGKYLAPGSVLLLQGDLGAGKTTLVQGLAAGLGITDSVVSPTFTLINEYTEGRIPLYHLDLYRLEPPEVAALNLESYWEGVEVDLGIVAIEWSERLPYLPDSYLQIDLCHQNGENGAHTSSQRLAEITPHNFLICEHICEFLKSLSI
- the thrC gene encoding threonine synthase; its protein translation is MTLSLPVATSSCQPWRGLIETYRPYLPVTENTPVVTLMEGNTPLIPVPAIAQRIGRGVRVFVKYDGLNPTGSFKDRGMTMAISKAKEAGAEAVICASTGNTSAAAAAYARRGGMRAFVLIPDGYVALGKLAQALLYGAEVLAIKGNFDRALEIVREMAESYPVTLVNSVNPYRLEGQKTGAFEVVDVLGNAPDWLCIPVGNAGNISAYWMGFCQYQQIGKCDRLPRMMGFQAAGAAPLVNGQPVHHPETIATAIRIGNPASWDKAMGVKTASGGNFHAVTDAEILDAYRLLASEEGIFCEPASAASVAGMLKVKEEIPTEATVVCVLTGNGLKDPDTAIKHSNSQFKQGIEADIQAVAGAMGF